Proteins from one Mixophyes fleayi isolate aMixFle1 chromosome 9, aMixFle1.hap1, whole genome shotgun sequence genomic window:
- the EEIG1 gene encoding early estrogen-induced gene 1 protein isoform X1, whose protein sequence is MAFLTKKKKFKFQITFLLEELTAVPFVNGVLFCKVRLLDGGDFVSLSSREEVQENCVRWKKKLNFICKMSANPTTGVLDPCICRVSVRKELKGGKTFSKLGFADLNLAEFAGSGFTVRCCLLEGYDTRHTRQDNSILKVTIGMSLLSGDPCFKTPPSTAKTVSARGQDSSLHMTCKGEGTVRSASGTIRHNRSRQALLGSGVFEEADQNLSSPEETSHSGHSRNSSQASQQSKASGNPSPLYSTALLQRHSSEHSRCSSLSDLTHRRNTSTSSSASGGISITVDRPEGENEAKPEKPPRPIRQPLLLDRQFRRKKDSVESHPTWVDDTRIDADDIVEKIMQSQDFTDVTNNEDSHLRLFVSRDGSTTLSGIQLANRISAGVFEPVVIEIH, encoded by the exons ATGGCCTTCCTGACAAAGAAGAAGAAATTTAAGTTCCAGATCACCTTTCTCCTGGAGGAGCTAACAGCCGTCCCGTTCGTCAATGGGGTCCTCTTCTGTAAGGTCCGGCTGCTGGACGGAGGGGACTTTGTCAGCTTGTCTAGTCG GGAGGAAGTACAGGAAAACTGTGTCCGCTGGAAGAAGAAGCTGAACTTTATCTGTAAAATGAGCGCCAACCCTACGACTGGCGTGCTGGACCCCTGTATCTGCAGAGTCTCTGTCCGGAAG GAACTAAAGGGTGGAAAAACATTTTCAAAG CTGGGCTTTGCTGACCTGAACCTGGCCGAGTTTGCAGGTTCCGGATTCACAGTACGCTGCTGCCTTCTGGAAGGATACGATACACGACACACCAGGCAGGATAACTCTATCCTAAAG GTCACCATTGGGATGTCTCTCCTTTCTGGCGACCCATGCTTCAAAAC GCCTCCATCCACCGCCAAAACAGTCTCCGCCCGAGGACAGGATTCCTCTCTGCACATGACCTGTAAGGGCGAGGGCACGGTGCGTTCTGCGAGCGGCACGATACGCCACAACAGAAGCCGACAAGCATTGCTCGGTTCGG GGGTCTTCGAAGAAGCCGATCAAAATCTTTCAAGCCCGGAAGAAACGTCCCATTCAGGCCACTCGCGTAACTCCAGCCAAGCCAGCCAGCAGTCCAAAGCATCCGGTAACCCATCTCCCCTCTACTCAACCGCACTGCTCCAAA GACACAGCTCTGAACACTCCCGATGCTCCAGTTTGTCAGACCTGACTCACCGACGCAACACATCCACCAGCAGCAGCGCCTCCGGAGGGATCAGCATTACGGTCGACAGGCCCGAAGGCGAAAATGAAGCCAAACCAGAGAAGCCCCCGAGGCCAATCAGACAGCCCCTCCTCCTAGACAGACAGTTCAG GAGGAAGAAGGATTCGGTGGAGAGCCACCCCACCTGGGTGGACGACACCAGGATAGACGCCGACGACATCGTGGAGAAGATCATGCAGAGTCAGGACTTCACGGACGTCACTAACAACGAAG ACAGTCACCTGAGGCTGTTTGTCAGCAGAGACGGCTCAACCACACTCAGCGGAATACAGCTGGCGAACAG AATCTCTGCGGGAGTGTTTGAACCTGTTGTGATTGAAATCCATTAA
- the EEIG1 gene encoding early estrogen-induced gene 1 protein isoform X2, producing MAFLTKKKKFKFQITFLLEELTAVPFVNGVLFCKVRLLDGGDFVSLSSREEVQENCVRWKKKLNFICKMSANPTTGVLDPCICRVSVRKELKGGKTFSKLGFADLNLAEFAGSGFTVRCCLLEGYDTRHTRQDNSILKVTIGMSLLSGDPCFKTPPSTAKTVSARGQDSSLHMTCKGEGTVRSASGTIRHNRSRQALLGSGVFEEADQNLSSPEETSHSGHSRNSSQASQQSKASGHSSEHSRCSSLSDLTHRRNTSTSSSASGGISITVDRPEGENEAKPEKPPRPIRQPLLLDRQFRRKKDSVESHPTWVDDTRIDADDIVEKIMQSQDFTDVTNNEDSHLRLFVSRDGSTTLSGIQLANRISAGVFEPVVIEIH from the exons ATGGCCTTCCTGACAAAGAAGAAGAAATTTAAGTTCCAGATCACCTTTCTCCTGGAGGAGCTAACAGCCGTCCCGTTCGTCAATGGGGTCCTCTTCTGTAAGGTCCGGCTGCTGGACGGAGGGGACTTTGTCAGCTTGTCTAGTCG GGAGGAAGTACAGGAAAACTGTGTCCGCTGGAAGAAGAAGCTGAACTTTATCTGTAAAATGAGCGCCAACCCTACGACTGGCGTGCTGGACCCCTGTATCTGCAGAGTCTCTGTCCGGAAG GAACTAAAGGGTGGAAAAACATTTTCAAAG CTGGGCTTTGCTGACCTGAACCTGGCCGAGTTTGCAGGTTCCGGATTCACAGTACGCTGCTGCCTTCTGGAAGGATACGATACACGACACACCAGGCAGGATAACTCTATCCTAAAG GTCACCATTGGGATGTCTCTCCTTTCTGGCGACCCATGCTTCAAAAC GCCTCCATCCACCGCCAAAACAGTCTCCGCCCGAGGACAGGATTCCTCTCTGCACATGACCTGTAAGGGCGAGGGCACGGTGCGTTCTGCGAGCGGCACGATACGCCACAACAGAAGCCGACAAGCATTGCTCGGTTCGG GGGTCTTCGAAGAAGCCGATCAAAATCTTTCAAGCCCGGAAGAAACGTCCCATTCAGGCCACTCGCGTAACTCCAGCCAAGCCAGCCAGCAGTCCAAAGCATCCG GACACAGCTCTGAACACTCCCGATGCTCCAGTTTGTCAGACCTGACTCACCGACGCAACACATCCACCAGCAGCAGCGCCTCCGGAGGGATCAGCATTACGGTCGACAGGCCCGAAGGCGAAAATGAAGCCAAACCAGAGAAGCCCCCGAGGCCAATCAGACAGCCCCTCCTCCTAGACAGACAGTTCAG GAGGAAGAAGGATTCGGTGGAGAGCCACCCCACCTGGGTGGACGACACCAGGATAGACGCCGACGACATCGTGGAGAAGATCATGCAGAGTCAGGACTTCACGGACGTCACTAACAACGAAG ACAGTCACCTGAGGCTGTTTGTCAGCAGAGACGGCTCAACCACACTCAGCGGAATACAGCTGGCGAACAG AATCTCTGCGGGAGTGTTTGAACCTGTTGTGATTGAAATCCATTAA